Proteins encoded in a region of the Luteimonas viscosa genome:
- a CDS encoding GPW/gp25 family protein, giving the protein MPHLDFPYRFDGSGRTAGTDDVDHVRDLIAQVLLTAPGERVMRPDFGAGLLQLVFEPNSVAVAATAQMLVQSSLQQHLSHLIAVDAVRIGNDDGALRVDVDYRLLRDGSTASAAIDIPGGGAP; this is encoded by the coding sequence ATGCCGCATCTCGACTTCCCCTATCGCTTCGACGGCAGCGGCCGCACCGCCGGCACCGACGACGTCGACCACGTGCGCGACCTGATCGCCCAGGTGCTGCTGACCGCGCCGGGCGAGCGGGTGATGCGCCCCGACTTCGGCGCCGGCCTGCTGCAGCTGGTGTTCGAACCCAACAGCGTCGCGGTCGCGGCCACCGCGCAGATGCTGGTGCAGTCCTCGCTGCAGCAGCACCTCTCGCACCTGATCGCGGTCGACGCGGTGCGCATCGGCAACGACGACGGCGCCCTGCGCGTCGACGTCGACTACCGGCTGCTGCGCGACGGCAGCACCGCCAGCGCCGCGATCGACATTCCCGGAGGCGGCGCGCCATGA
- a CDS encoding putative baseplate assembly protein: MRYHCCDPRRLEVLRRSGSDNAINFVEVLDRAAPPGVARQRTLFLRLLRDGFTLSPENLRIDGGERIARVGIAWCAPADALPAEAEAGLANGLDDPARTLVIRTDGEGDFSRYTLALVANSGDDQPPAGFDPLLSRIEFSFKVECPSDFDCAQSLPCPTEVAAAPDIDYLARDYPGFRRLMLDRMDLLVPGWRERSAADLGVTLVELLAYAADNLSYRQDAVANEAYLSTARRRSSVRRHARLVDYHLHDGCNARTWVQVRLAEGSGDLVLAGGTRLLTRVPGIGAVIEPGSRDARQAMAAAPVVFETAHTVTLHADRNELLFYTWGDAGCCLPRGATSATLRGRPPLAVGDVLVFVETRSPTTLSEHDADRGHRWAVRLTGVDDTAIDPSGGLFEEPAVDEPREVTRIEWAPADALPFPLCLGVESHPELVFAVARGNIVLADHGHTLPDEALPEVPDAVRRYAPGASQADRCGTRERVPVPVRYRPWLASQPVTQGFALADLLAATRDDTPAPLWPASQLLPLDPRHALPRIALLEDDPQLPPWSPRHDLLGSDAGAPHFVVETEHDGRTRLRFGDDRNGKRPNPGTRLRARYRVGNGVSGNIGADALAHLVFDPALYADGPDPPPDPTAIEAIGNPMPAAGGTAPEDVEAARRDAPHAFRTQERAVTADDYAAVSERSPEVGRAAATFRWTGSWYSVFVSADRPGGAAVDAPFRSQLRRHLERYRMAGYDVAVDAPRMVPLDLALHVCVKPGYFRSDVLAAVERALSARLHPDGSLGLFHPDRFSFGDPVYLSSVVATAQAVAGVASVRVDRFRRLVNGSAASLEEGVIRLDRLEIAQLANNPNFRERGKLSLSAGGGQ, translated from the coding sequence ATGAGGTACCACTGCTGCGATCCCCGCCGGCTGGAAGTCCTGCGCCGCTCCGGGAGCGACAACGCGATCAACTTCGTCGAGGTGCTCGACCGCGCGGCGCCCCCGGGCGTGGCGCGCCAGCGCACGCTGTTCCTGCGACTGCTGCGCGACGGATTCACGCTCTCGCCGGAGAACCTGCGCATCGATGGCGGCGAACGCATCGCCCGCGTCGGCATCGCCTGGTGCGCGCCGGCGGACGCCCTGCCGGCCGAAGCGGAAGCAGGCCTTGCGAACGGCCTCGACGATCCCGCGCGCACCCTGGTGATCCGCACCGACGGCGAAGGCGACTTCTCGCGCTACACCCTGGCCCTGGTGGCGAACTCCGGCGACGACCAGCCGCCCGCCGGCTTCGATCCGCTGCTGTCGCGGATCGAATTCTCGTTCAAGGTCGAATGCCCCTCCGATTTCGATTGCGCGCAATCGCTGCCCTGCCCCACCGAGGTGGCCGCCGCGCCCGACATCGACTACCTCGCCCGCGACTATCCCGGCTTCCGCCGCCTGATGCTCGACCGCATGGACCTGCTGGTGCCGGGTTGGCGCGAGCGCTCGGCGGCCGACCTCGGCGTCACCCTGGTCGAGCTGCTGGCCTACGCCGCCGACAACCTGTCGTACCGCCAGGACGCGGTGGCGAACGAGGCCTACCTGTCCACCGCACGCCGCCGCAGCTCGGTGCGCCGCCACGCGCGCCTGGTGGACTACCACCTGCACGACGGCTGCAACGCCCGCACCTGGGTCCAGGTACGCCTGGCCGAAGGCAGCGGCGACCTAGTGCTGGCGGGCGGCACGCGGCTGCTCACGCGGGTGCCCGGTATCGGCGCGGTGATCGAGCCCGGCAGCCGCGATGCGCGCCAGGCGATGGCCGCAGCGCCGGTGGTGTTCGAGACCGCGCACACGGTCACCCTGCATGCCGACCGCAATGAACTCCTCTTCTACACCTGGGGGGATGCGGGTTGCTGCCTGCCACGCGGCGCGACGAGCGCGACGCTACGCGGCCGGCCACCGCTGGCGGTCGGCGACGTGCTGGTGTTCGTCGAAACCCGCAGCCCGACCACGCTGTCCGAGCACGATGCCGATCGCGGCCATCGCTGGGCGGTGCGGCTGACCGGGGTCGATGACACCGCAATCGATCCTTCTGGCGGCCTGTTCGAAGAGCCCGCCGTCGATGAGCCGCGCGAGGTCACCCGCATCGAATGGGCGCCGGCCGACGCGCTGCCGTTCCCGCTGTGCCTGGGCGTCGAATCGCATCCGGAGCTGGTGTTCGCGGTCGCGCGCGGCAACATCGTGCTCGCCGACCACGGCCACACGCTACCCGACGAAGCGCTACCCGAGGTGCCCGACGCGGTGCGCCGCTACGCGCCCGGCGCATCGCAGGCCGATCGCTGCGGCACGCGCGAGCGGGTGCCGGTGCCGGTGCGCTACCGCCCCTGGCTGGCCTCGCAGCCGGTCACCCAGGGTTTCGCGCTGGCGGACCTGCTGGCCGCGACCCGGGACGACACCCCGGCGCCGCTGTGGCCCGCGAGCCAGTTGCTGCCGCTCGACCCGCGGCATGCGCTGCCGCGCATCGCGCTGCTCGAGGATGATCCGCAACTGCCGCCGTGGAGCCCGCGCCACGACCTGCTCGGCAGCGATGCCGGCGCGCCGCACTTCGTGGTCGAGACCGAGCACGACGGCCGCACCCGCCTGCGTTTCGGCGACGACCGCAACGGCAAGCGTCCCAATCCCGGCACCCGCCTGCGCGCGCGCTACCGCGTGGGCAACGGCGTGTCCGGCAACATCGGCGCCGACGCGCTCGCGCACCTGGTGTTCGATCCGGCGCTGTATGCCGACGGTCCCGACCCGCCGCCCGATCCGACCGCCATCGAGGCGATCGGCAACCCGATGCCCGCCGCCGGCGGCACCGCGCCCGAGGACGTGGAAGCCGCGCGCCGCGACGCGCCGCACGCGTTCCGTACCCAGGAACGCGCGGTCACCGCCGACGACTACGCGGCCGTGAGCGAGCGCAGCCCCGAGGTCGGCCGCGCCGCCGCGACCTTCCGCTGGACCGGCAGCTGGTACAGCGTGTTCGTCAGCGCCGACCGCCCCGGTGGCGCGGCGGTCGACGCGCCGTTCCGCTCGCAGCTGCGCCGGCACCTGGAGCGCTACCGCATGGCCGGCTACGACGTCGCCGTCGACGCGCCGCGCATGGTGCCGCTGGATCTCGCCCTGCATGTGTGCGTGAAGCCCGGTTATTTCCGCAGCGACGTGCTGGCGGCGGTGGAACGCGCGCTCAGTGCGCGCCTGCATCCCGACGGCAGCCTCGGGCTGTTCCATCCCGACCGTTTCAGCTTCGGCGATCCGGTCTACCTGAGCAGCGTGGTCGCGACCGCGCAGGCGGTCGCCGGCGTGGCCTCGGTGCGCGTCGACCGCTTCCGCCGCCTGGTCAATGGCAGCGCGGCCTCGCTGGAAGAAGGCGTGATCCGGCTCGACCGGCTCGAGATCGCCCAGCTCGCGAACAATCCCAACTTCCGCGAACGCGGAAAGCTGTCGCTGTCGGCAGGAGGCGGGCAATGA
- a CDS encoding putative baseplate assembly protein — MSALRPDAKAGSVAPPPGSEACGCCEGIDAATPQAHANRHGLDAVAYRIGRHPDFRSSLIDGLSDSTLLIDPAEPVDPADPVEPKASPLSNLLTRDKDDFTLGLIDAFACSADVLAFYQERIANESWLRTATERVSLQEMGRLIGYRLRPGIAAETWLAFTLEPPREPPPGAPKEPGMFVTGIPTQVQLDAGLKVQSVPGPDEKPQTFETVEAIAARPEWSAMRPWLSRPRLPAMGDRTLWLHGVATGLKPGDALLVVGAEFDADPASNRWDFRILSEVLAEPDYDRTRVSWKRALGSLSPAMSPAGDDVRVYALRQRASVFGHNAPMWRTMPQDFRNDYTGTTPVFMRAALRIGADRELHEIDSVAHPGLSATLDIADDGWPDFVVSPAGPTADGGHVDLDAAYPAIAPGGYAVLAYGAYDAASDPAPVDTYVELYRVDGASEVARAEFALSGKSTRLRLAGDQYDRFEKKVRTLKVFAQSEELVLAQTPVTTAVSGDTVPVAVAPDGLEVGRRIIVQGTATSGQSIVHRATLTAPARSDAGGALLDIDPPLPAPLQRESVTVLANVAAARHGETVAQVLGSGSASQAHQRFELKQAPLTWRAAANELGAASELTVRVGGIEWKQRDSLYGAAPGDHAYTLRTDEAGRDWLQFGDGERGARLPSGSQNVRASYRKGTGAEGNVRAESLTQLMTRPLGVKGVANPGAAEGGTDPEPAAHARSSIPLGTRTLGRVVSVLDYADFARAYAGIAKAQAQVLQLAHGPVIAITVAGQDGALLAESNPVWANLRDALTAGGDPHVSVRLMGYVASTFRIGLKVKCDPAHDPATVLAAVEAALREAFSFDRRELGQPVQQSEVVSVAHAVPGVVAIDLDLLYGGTSPFAQTLPSRQVRLLASRMRVAGGLPRPAELLTLHPGPLTRLETMP, encoded by the coding sequence ATGAGCGCACTGCGTCCCGACGCGAAGGCCGGCAGCGTCGCGCCGCCGCCGGGCAGCGAGGCCTGCGGCTGCTGCGAGGGCATCGATGCGGCCACCCCGCAGGCGCACGCCAACCGCCACGGGCTGGACGCGGTAGCCTACCGGATCGGCCGCCATCCCGATTTCCGTTCAAGCCTGATCGACGGCCTGTCCGATTCGACCCTGCTGATTGATCCCGCCGAGCCCGTCGATCCGGCGGACCCCGTCGAGCCGAAAGCCAGTCCGCTTTCGAACCTGCTCACCCGCGACAAAGACGACTTCACCCTCGGCCTGATCGACGCTTTCGCCTGCAGCGCCGACGTGCTCGCGTTCTACCAGGAGCGCATCGCCAACGAATCCTGGCTGCGCACCGCCACCGAACGCGTCTCGCTGCAGGAGATGGGCCGGCTGATCGGCTACCGCCTGCGTCCCGGCATCGCTGCCGAGACCTGGCTGGCCTTCACCCTGGAGCCGCCGCGCGAGCCGCCGCCGGGCGCGCCTAAGGAGCCGGGGATGTTCGTCACCGGCATCCCCACGCAGGTGCAGCTGGATGCCGGACTCAAGGTGCAGAGCGTGCCGGGGCCGGACGAGAAGCCGCAGACCTTCGAGACGGTGGAAGCGATCGCCGCGCGTCCGGAGTGGAGCGCGATGCGCCCGTGGCTGTCGCGCCCGCGGCTGCCGGCGATGGGCGACCGCACGCTCTGGCTGCACGGCGTCGCCACGGGGCTCAAGCCCGGCGACGCGCTGCTGGTGGTCGGCGCCGAGTTCGATGCCGACCCCGCCAGCAACCGCTGGGACTTCCGCATCCTCAGCGAAGTGCTGGCCGAACCGGACTACGACCGTACCCGGGTTTCGTGGAAGCGCGCGCTCGGTTCGCTGTCGCCGGCGATGTCGCCCGCCGGCGACGACGTGCGCGTGTACGCGCTGCGCCAGCGCGCCTCGGTGTTCGGCCATAACGCGCCGATGTGGCGGACGATGCCGCAGGATTTCCGCAACGACTACACGGGCACCACGCCGGTGTTCATGCGGGCCGCGCTCCGTATCGGTGCGGATCGCGAGCTGCACGAAATCGACAGCGTGGCCCATCCCGGCCTCTCCGCCACGCTCGACATCGCGGACGATGGCTGGCCCGACTTCGTCGTCTCGCCTGCCGGCCCCACCGCCGACGGCGGTCACGTCGACCTCGACGCCGCCTACCCCGCGATCGCGCCCGGCGGCTACGCCGTGCTCGCCTACGGCGCCTACGACGCCGCCAGCGATCCCGCGCCGGTGGACACCTATGTCGAGCTGTACCGCGTCGATGGCGCGAGCGAAGTGGCGCGCGCGGAATTCGCGCTGTCGGGCAAATCCACGCGCCTGCGCCTGGCCGGCGACCAGTACGACCGCTTCGAGAAGAAGGTCCGCACGCTCAAGGTGTTCGCACAGTCGGAGGAACTCGTCCTGGCGCAGACGCCCGTCACCACGGCGGTCTCCGGCGACACGGTTCCCGTCGCCGTGGCGCCGGACGGGCTCGAAGTCGGCCGCCGCATCATCGTCCAGGGCACTGCAACCAGCGGCCAGTCCATCGTTCACCGCGCCACGCTCACCGCCCCGGCCCGCAGCGATGCCGGCGGCGCCCTGCTCGACATCGACCCGCCCCTGCCCGCACCGCTGCAGCGCGAGTCGGTGACGGTGCTCGCCAACGTCGCCGCCGCGCGCCACGGGGAAACCGTCGCCCAGGTGCTGGGCTCCGGCAGCGCCAGCCAGGCGCACCAGCGCTTCGAACTGAAGCAGGCGCCGCTCACCTGGCGCGCCGCCGCGAACGAACTCGGCGCCGCCAGCGAGCTCACCGTGCGCGTCGGCGGCATCGAGTGGAAACAGCGCGACAGCCTGTACGGCGCCGCGCCCGGCGACCACGCCTACACCCTGCGCACCGACGAGGCCGGACGCGACTGGTTGCAGTTCGGCGACGGCGAGCGCGGCGCGCGCCTGCCCAGCGGCAGCCAGAACGTGCGCGCCAGCTACCGCAAGGGCACCGGCGCCGAAGGCAACGTGCGCGCCGAATCGCTGACCCAGCTGATGACGCGCCCGCTCGGGGTGAAAGGGGTCGCCAACCCGGGCGCCGCCGAGGGCGGTACCGATCCGGAACCGGCCGCGCACGCGCGTAGCTCGATCCCGCTCGGCACGCGTACCCTGGGCCGGGTGGTGTCAGTGCTCGACTATGCCGACTTCGCGCGCGCCTATGCCGGCATCGCCAAGGCGCAGGCGCAGGTGCTGCAGCTCGCGCATGGCCCGGTGATCGCCATCACCGTCGCCGGGCAGGACGGCGCGTTGCTCGCCGAGAGCAACCCGGTGTGGGCCAACCTGCGCGACGCGCTCACCGCCGGCGGCGACCCGCATGTCTCCGTGCGCCTGATGGGCTACGTGGCCAGCACCTTCCGCATCGGCCTGAAGGTGAAGTGCGATCCGGCGCACGACCCCGCAACCGTGCTCGCCGCGGTCGAGGCCGCCTTGCGCGAGGCCTTCTCGTTCGACCGCCGCGAGCTCGGGCAGCCGGTGCAGCAGTCCGAAGTGGTGTCGGTGGCGCACGCGGTGCCCGGCGTGGTCGCGATCGACCTCGACCTGCTCTACGGCGGCACCTCGCCCTTCGCCCAGACCCTGCCCTCGCGCCAGGTGCGGCTGCTGGCCTCGCGCATGCGGGTAGCGGGCGGCCTGCCGCGCCCTGCCGAACTGCTGACGCTGCATCCGGGTCCGCTGACGCGACTGGAGACCATGCCATGA
- a CDS encoding phage baseplate assembly protein V, which translates to MSGERHYGKFRGSVRNNIDPLMKGRLMVEVPDVGGNLLSSWAMPCLPVAGMNMGMFTVPPIGAGVWVEFERGDPDYPVWVGGFYAEADVPVMARMVPPGVSGITLQTLAKNGLVISDVPGPTGGILIQTSTGAMISVSDVGIVISNGKGATINMTGPTVDINLGALTVV; encoded by the coding sequence ATGAGCGGCGAGCGCCACTACGGCAAGTTCCGCGGCTCGGTGCGCAACAACATCGATCCGCTGATGAAGGGCCGGCTGATGGTCGAGGTGCCGGATGTCGGCGGCAACCTGCTCAGCAGCTGGGCGATGCCGTGCCTGCCGGTGGCGGGCATGAACATGGGCATGTTCACCGTGCCGCCGATCGGCGCCGGCGTGTGGGTGGAGTTCGAGCGCGGCGATCCGGACTACCCGGTGTGGGTCGGCGGCTTCTATGCCGAGGCCGACGTGCCGGTGATGGCGCGCATGGTGCCGCCGGGCGTGTCGGGCATCACCCTGCAGACGCTTGCGAAGAACGGCCTCGTCATCAGCGACGTGCCCGGCCCCACCGGCGGCATCCTGATCCAGACCAGCACCGGCGCGATGATCTCGGTCAGCGATGTTGGCATCGTCATCTCCAACGGCAAGGGCGCCACGATCAACATGACCGGGCCCACCGTCGACATCAACCTCGGCGCGCTGACGGTGGTGTGA